A genomic segment from Orrella daihaiensis encodes:
- a CDS encoding F0F1 ATP synthase subunit epsilon, translating to MSLIKVDVVSAEQSLFEGEAKFVALPGEAGELGVLPGHTPLITRIRPGTLKIVMPDDSEETIFVAGGLLEIQPNHVTVLSDTAIRAADLDEAKAEEARRQAEESLRNAKDKADIAVVQAELEMLAAQALAARKLRGVSRRGMN from the coding sequence ATGAGCTTGATCAAAGTTGATGTAGTCAGCGCCGAGCAGTCTCTCTTTGAAGGTGAGGCCAAGTTTGTGGCCTTGCCGGGTGAGGCTGGTGAGCTAGGTGTATTGCCCGGCCACACCCCGCTGATTACCAGGATTCGTCCCGGAACGCTAAAGATTGTGATGCCCGACGACTCGGAAGAGACAATTTTTGTCGCTGGCGGGTTGCTAGAGATTCAGCCGAATCATGTCACGGTGCTATCTGACACTGCGATCCGGGCGGCAGATCTGGATGAGGCCAAAGCCGAAGAGGCGCGTCGTCAGGCTGAGGAGTCATTGCGTAACGCGAAGGACAAAGCCGATATAGCGGTTGTTCAGGCCGAGCTCGAAATGCTGGCCGCTCAGGCGCTCGCAGCCCGTAAGCTACGTGGTGTTAGCCGACGTGGAATGAACTAG
- the atpD gene encoding F0F1 ATP synthase subunit beta, translating to MSNGTIVQCIGAVVDIQFPRDAMPHIYEALTLADESSSFAEKGLTFEVQQQLGDGIVRTIALGSSDGLRRGMAVNKTGAPISVPVGTGTLGRIMDVLGRPIDEAGPIASDEKRAIHQTAPKFDELSPSVELLETGIKVIDLVCPFAKGGKVGLFGGAGVGKTVNMMELINNIAKQHSGLSVFAGVGERTREGNDFYHEMEESNVLDKVAMVFGQMNEPPGNRLRVALTGLTMAEKFRDEGRDILFFVDNIYRYTLAGTEVSALLGRMPSAVGYQPTLAEEMGVLQERITSTKTGSITSIQAVYVPADDLTDPSPATTFQHLDSTVVLSRDIAALGIYPAVDPLDSTSRQLDPHVVGEEHYNVARGVQQTLQRYKELRDIIAILGMDELSPEDKQAVARARKIQRFLSQPFHVAEVFTGSPGKYVPLSETIRGFKMIVEGECDALPEQAFYMVGSIDEAFEKAKTIQ from the coding sequence ATGAGCAACGGAACCATCGTTCAATGTATCGGCGCAGTGGTGGATATTCAGTTTCCCCGTGACGCGATGCCGCACATCTACGAAGCGCTGACCTTGGCTGACGAATCCAGCTCTTTTGCAGAAAAGGGTCTGACGTTTGAAGTTCAGCAGCAATTGGGTGACGGCATTGTCCGCACGATTGCGCTTGGCTCAAGCGATGGCTTGCGTCGCGGCATGGCAGTTAACAAGACCGGTGCACCGATTTCAGTACCGGTTGGCACCGGCACTCTGGGTCGTATCATGGACGTGTTGGGTCGCCCGATTGACGAAGCCGGCCCAATCGCTTCGGATGAGAAGCGTGCGATTCACCAGACCGCACCGAAGTTTGACGAGCTGTCGCCTTCGGTTGAGCTGCTTGAAACGGGTATCAAGGTGATTGACTTGGTTTGCCCGTTTGCCAAGGGCGGTAAAGTCGGCCTTTTCGGTGGTGCCGGCGTGGGTAAGACCGTGAACATGATGGAGCTCATCAACAACATCGCCAAACAGCACAGTGGTCTGTCTGTGTTTGCCGGTGTGGGTGAGCGTACTCGTGAAGGTAACGACTTCTACCACGAGATGGAAGAGTCGAACGTCCTGGACAAAGTGGCCATGGTGTTTGGTCAGATGAACGAGCCACCAGGTAACCGTCTGCGTGTGGCATTGACCGGCTTGACCATGGCCGAGAAGTTCCGTGATGAAGGCCGTGACATTCTGTTCTTCGTGGACAACATCTACCGCTATACCCTGGCCGGTACCGAAGTGTCCGCTTTGCTCGGTCGTATGCCTTCTGCGGTGGGTTACCAGCCAACGCTTGCTGAAGAAATGGGCGTTCTGCAAGAGCGCATTACTTCAACCAAGACCGGTTCAATTACTTCGATTCAGGCCGTGTACGTGCCTGCCGACGACTTGACCGACCCGTCGCCTGCAACCACCTTCCAGCACTTGGACTCGACTGTGGTGCTTTCGCGTGACATCGCGGCACTTGGTATCTATCCTGCTGTGGATCCGCTTGACTCCACTAGCCGTCAGCTTGATCCGCACGTGGTGGGCGAAGAGCACTACAACGTGGCACGTGGTGTTCAGCAAACGCTGCAGCGTTACAAGGAATTGCGTGACATTATCGCGATTCTGGGTATGGACGAACTCTCGCCAGAAGACAAGCAGGCGGTTGCTCGCGCTCGTAAGATCCAGCGTTTCCTGTCGCAGCCCTTCCACGTGGCTGAGGTGTTTACGGGTTCACCTGGCAAGTACGTGCCCCTGTCTGAAACCATCCGTGGCTTTAAGATGATTGTTGAAGGCGAGTGCGATGCGTTGCCCGAGCAGGCCTTCTACATGGTGGGTTCTATCGACGAGGCCTTCGAGAAAGCCAAGACGATCCAATAA